A section of the Epinephelus moara isolate mb chromosome 3, YSFRI_EMoa_1.0, whole genome shotgun sequence genome encodes:
- the LOC126388382 gene encoding histone H2B 5, translating into MPDPAKSAPAPKKGSKKAVTKTQKKGDKRRRKSRKESYAIYVYKVLKQVHPDTGISSKAMGIMNSFVNDIFERIAGEASRLAHYNKRSTITSREIQTAVRLLLPGELAKHAVSEGTKAVTKYTSSK; encoded by the coding sequence ATGCCTGATCCTGCAAAATCAGCTCCTGCGCCCAAGAAGGGCTCCAAAAAGGCTGTGACCAAAACTCAGAAGAAAGGAGACAAAAGGCGTCGCAAAAGCAGGAAAGAAAGCTACGCCATCTACGTGTACAAGGTGCTGAAGCAGGTGCATCCGGACACCGGCATCTCCTCCAAGGCCATGGGCATCATGAACTCGTTTGTCAACGACATCTTCGAGCGCATCGCCGGGGAAGCTTCGCGACTGGCTCACTACAACAAGCGCTCCACCATCACCTCCAGGGAGATCCAGACCGCCGTCCGCCTGCTGCTGCCCGGTGAGCTGGCCAAGCACGCCGTGTCCGAGGGCACCAAGGCCGTGACCAAGTATACCAGCTCCAAATAG
- the LOC126388381 gene encoding histone H2A: MSGRGKTGGKARAKAKSRSSRAGLQFPVGRVHRLLRKGNYAERVGAGAPVYLAAVLEYLTAEILELAGNAARDNKKTRIIPRHLQLAVRNDEELNKLLGGVTIAQGGVLPNIQAVLLPKKTEKPAKSK, translated from the coding sequence ATGTCTGGCAGAGGGAAAACCGGAGGCAAAGCCAGAGCAAAGGCCAAGTCCCGCTCCTCCCGGGCCGGACTCCAGTTCCCGGTGGGTCGAGTCCACAGGCTACTGCGCAAAGGCAACTATGCGGAGCGCGTCGGGGCCGGGGCTCCGGTGTATCTGGCGGCCGTGCTGGAGTACCTGACCGCTGAGATCCTGGAGCTGGCGGGCAACGCAGCCAGGGACAACAAGAAGACCAGGATCATCCCCCGTCACCTCCAGCTGGCCGTGCGCAACGACGAGGAGCTCAACAAGCTGCTGGGAGGTGTGACCATCGCTCAGGGAGGAGTACTGCCCAACATCCAGGCTGTCCTTCTCCCGAAGAAGACGGAGAAACCGGCCAAGAGCAAGTAA